The DNA sequence CCACATTCATAACCCACACTTTGTGGTCTTTCAGTGCTGCTGCAAATCTGTTTGAGAAAATAACCTTGATCACTATCTCATACATTATTATCAGCAGATAGTATTCAAGAACAACAAGAACAGACTGACTTACCCGCCATAAACAGCTCTCATGTCCATTATATTTCTCACCTTCGGCCAATTGATACCTAAACCAGTGAGATACAATTTGTTTACTTCCTCTTTCCAGTGTGTGTAGTCCTCTGTAAAATCATCTGGAGCTGGGTTCCCATATATTCCCATCTGAGAGTTGTTTAACCAGTATGGAGCTTTCTGCACTCTATTAGGCCAATCCTCAGGCCATCTGGAGCCCCTCTCAGACTTGCCGATCGGTACCCTGTGCATGCAGGATTGTAGAGGTACATACCTAAACAAATGGAATACACAAATAAGCTATATAATTCTTTGCAACTAGAGAGAGTTACAGGTTTGTGTTCACCCACattaaaatgaaagattaatgGAGAACTCACCATGCTGCATTTGGATCATCTTTATTTTTACACATGGGAGGGCTCTTATGTTTTCTGTTATCATAGCATTCATTAGATATTGGTTTTCGATAGATAGCAGCAGCTACACCATTCAATTTATCTTTCTTGATCGCGTAAAGATCCCAACACATGGATAGAGTAAGTGAAGTCATTGCTGAAACAGAGAAAACAAATTCATTTCTCTCAGTTCAATCAATAAAATCTTACCTTGTAAATTAAAGAAGAATACAGTTTGAGATACTACCTTCCCATATCTCCACATCTTCTTTCAGCTTCTGGTACACAGGCGTGGCTGACCAGACAAAGAAACCCCCAGGTCGAAGAACACGGTTCAGCTCCAGAAGAAGACGACCACCTGTTTACAAAAGTTACcaaacagaaacagaaagtATTGAAAGAGAAGTGAGAACTCTATGAATGAGGACCTTCTGCATGCCATAGGACCCTGCAACGTGCACAGTGGATAAGATCAAAGACCCTGCTTGGGAATGGCAAACGCTGGGTACCCATCACAGCTGAGATTGCAGGAATTCCACGTTCAAGAGCGAATTGCACTTGGGCCTCATGTTCATCTTTAGGTGCAAAGGACATTGTGAGAACATCTCTGTCAAAGAGGTAACCACCAAAACTGGCAACCCCGCAGCCTACATCCAATATCACTCGAGTGTGCTTCCCCCATCCAATCCTAGGTACAGACTGcatcatcaaaacccaaaaggTGTGTTCTTGGTTCAAAATTAATTAGTTGAATCATAATTAGATTTCAATTAGAACTTCTagagaaatttttgaagaacaACTCTGGGCTAAATATATAATGGAAGAACTTCACCTTCTGGATGAAATCGATGTAGTGGAGGGCGCCGTGTATGAATTGAGTCCCACCTCCAGGGAAAGTGAGAAACTCCCCAGTCACCTTCACCCAGTTCTGGTGACCCTTCACCTCCGCCAGCTTTGTGTGAGGCACATTGTGATACCAAATCTGCCCATTACAGTAACCCACAATTGAAAGAGTTAGATGAATGGAAACTACCGTTTTGAGTCTTGGAGATGATAAAAGAGAAGGCTATGGTTACTAGTACCCTATGTGCCAGGCTGGTTTGAACCCTCcgaattttgggttttgagctcTACATGGTACGGGGATAAGCAACTCCCTTTGATACCATTTGAAAGGTTTCAACTCAAAACCCAAGTTTCAGGGTAGAGAGGATTTTTCCAGGTTCACAAGTCCTGCAATCCATCACTGTATCAAGTTCATGGCACAAGCCACTAACTTTAGCCCACGCCAAACCATCCCTACAGTCTTGAGGAAAGATCTGATCCAATCTGATATGGCATATTTGTATTAACATTAATATTGATATCGACCAAAGGGGAGTGCAGTTGATGAATAACGAATTTGGTATGAGTcataaattcaaatgtcctaACTATGACTTCCACTCGTTCAACCATGGTGACTGGTATGACCACTTGCATTGTGCTGGCCCTCCTGGGCCAACATTGATATATTATTGTTATACGCATGAAATCGACCCGACCTGACCCTACCCAACCCAATCAAACTGACCCGTATTTAATACCTTGTCTCTGCTGGAAGGCCATTCGATGGGAGACTTATAGCCCTCAGGAAGTGGGACCAAACAAGTGGGGCCCTCTTCAGGGCAATGCCTCTCCCGGTGCTCGAAGTGCCCAGTGGTGTGGAGGTGCTTAAGGGCTTCCACGTTGTCTAAGCAGGGAATGTAGTCCGTACCCGCTGTGACGTTGCATTGCTGCCACGTGTATCCATTGATACTTCCGCTTTTCCCCGAGTCGGACTCGGATTCCTTGCGCCTTTCCTTCTCGTTCTCGGACTGAGTTGCCTGAGTTGACCACTCCCGTTTCGACTCCTTCGACTCTTTCGGAATTCCCATCTTTGAATCTCCCTTCACTTCGCCCGTGATTTCTGCTTCGTTGTTCTCTTGCTTCGTACCGGTCTCCACTTCCCTCTCGTTCTCTCTTTGGTCACTCTGTTGAGGTTCTTCTTGATTCTCAACTAATGAATTGCTTTCCTTCTCACTCTGTTGTTGGGTTTCTTGATTCTCAATCTCAGATGCTGTGCTGTCGCTTTCGCTTTGTTGCTGCTGCTGAGATTCATGGTTTTCACTCTCGCTCTGCTGCTGAGATTCATGGGTTTCGCTCTTGCTCTGCTGCTGAGGTTCTTGATTCTCAGATGGGGTGCTTTCAGTCTCGCTCTGCTGCGATTCTTGATTCTCGGATCCTGTGTTTCCGCTTTCACTTTCACTctgatgctgctgctgctgctgctgctgctgctgctgagtTTCTTGATTCTCAGCTGATGCCGATGTGCTCTCTCCCTGTTCGTTTTGCTGAGGATGTTCTTCGTCTGTTTTCTGGGATTCTGATGAacttttctcttcttgttgTTGGGTCTCTTCGGTCGTGACCTCTCTAATCCCTGATTCTGAGTTCTGTTGATCTCCATGGATGCTATCTCCCTCATTGTTCGTAGTCTCGGAATTCTGCTGTTGTTGGCTCTCTTGGCCGTGATCTACCTCTGTATCTTGTTGGTTCTGCTCATGAGTCCTCTCTTCACTTTCCATCTCTGTTTTCTGCTGCTGATCTTGGTTTCCAttgctctcttcctctcttgttGGTTgtgtttcttctgtttctgcATTCGTATGTGCGGACTCGACCTGGTGGTTCTCAATGATAACTTCTTGAGCCTCTTGGTTTTGCTGTTGGTTTTCATTGCTTTCCTCTTGAATCTCTTGTTTCTTCTGTTCTCCATCTTCGACAGAGTCTCTTCGCTCTTGAGTTTGCCTGTTCTCTTCAGTGGAGGAAGAGAAAGATTGATCCTTTTCCTCGTTGGTCGCATCATTGTTCTTCTTACCATCCTCCACGCTTGATTTTTCTTGCTGTTGAATCTCCCCATCTCCATTTCCTGCCGTATCGGTAATTGTAGCCCTTGTGTTTGTAATTGGGTCTGATCGTCGCCCTGGCATCTCCAACACCGATTGCTTCTCTTCCTGAAGCTTCTCATCGTAATTGGTGGTACTAATGGTATCTTTGGATTTATCTCCGTCACCCTTGACGGCATCTTCTGGGAGGTCGCCGGGAGTGTCATCGAATGCAGGAGGGTCCCGGCTTTGACGTTGTTCGGATTTGATGAAGCCGGGattggaggtggaggtggagatgGAGGTGGTGGCCTGTCGTGGAACGAAGGAGGAACTTAACATCCACACGCCAAAGAAACAGAGGCCAATGAAGATGACCGTAGACACCGTGGGAAtgtaagaagatgaagaagatgagcgCTTATTGGAGCGACCCCTCCCTATAGCCATGTT is a window from the Macadamia integrifolia cultivar HAES 741 chromosome 5, SCU_Mint_v3, whole genome shotgun sequence genome containing:
- the LOC122079497 gene encoding probable methyltransferase PMT27 isoform X1, which produces MAIGRGRSNKRSSSSSSYIPTVSTVIFIGLCFFGVWMLSSSFVPRQATTSISTSTSNPGFIKSEQRQSRDPPAFDDTPGDLPEDAVKGDGDKSKDTISTTNYDEKLQEEKQSVLEMPGRRSDPITNTRATITDTAGNGDGEIQQQEKSSVEDGKKNNDATNEEKDQSFSSSTEENRQTQERRDSVEDGEQKKQEIQEESNENQQQNQEAQEVIIENHQVESAHTNAETEETQPTREEESNGNQDQQQKTEMESEERTHEQNQQDTEVDHGQESQQQQNSETTNNEGDSIHGDQQNSESGIREVTTEETQQQEEKSSSESQKTDEEHPQQNEQGESTSASAENQETQQQQQQQQQQHQSESESGNTGSENQESQQSETESTPSENQEPQQQSKSETHESQQQSESENHESQQQQQSESDSTASEIENQETQQQSEKESNSLVENQEEPQQSDQRENEREVETGTKQENNEAEITGEVKGDSKMGIPKESKESKREWSTQATQSENEKERRKESESDSGKSGSINGYTWQQCNVTAGTDYIPCLDNVEALKHLHTTGHFEHRERHCPEEGPTCLVPLPEGYKSPIEWPSSRDKIWYHNVPHTKLAEVKGHQNWVKVTGEFLTFPGGGTQFIHGALHYIDFIQKSVPRIGWGKHTRVILDVGCGVASFGGYLFDRDVLTMSFAPKDEHEAQVQFALERGIPAISAVMGTQRLPFPSRVFDLIHCARCRVLWHAEGGRLLLELNRVLRPGGFFVWSATPVYQKLKEDVEIWEAMTSLTLSMCWDLYAIKKDKLNGVAAAIYRKPISNECYDNRKHKSPPMCKNKDDPNAAWYVPLQSCMHRVPIGKSERGSRWPEDWPNRVQKAPYWLNNSQMGIYGNPAPDDFTEDYTHWKEEVNKLYLTGLGINWPKVRNIMDMRAVYGGFAAALKDHKVWVMNVVNVDSPDTLPIIYERGLFGIYHDWCESFSTYPRTYDLLHADHLFSKLKKRCKVLPVVVEIDRIIRPGGYLIVRDDSNTVGEIENMLKSLHWEVHYSLSKDKEGILSAEKSEWRPES
- the LOC122079497 gene encoding probable methyltransferase PMT27 isoform X2, with the translated sequence MAIGRGRSNKRSSSSSSYIPTVSTVIFIGLCFFGVWMLSSSFVPRQATTSISTSTSNPGFIKSEQRQSRDPPAFDDTPGDLPEDAVKGDGDKSKDTISTTNYDEKLQEEKQSVLEMPGRRSDPITNTRATITDTAGNGDGEIQQQEKSSVEDGKKNNDATNEEKDQSFSSSTEENRQTQERRDSVEDGEQKKQEIQEESNENQQQNQEAQEVIIENHQVESAHTNAETEETQPTREEESNGNQDQQQKTEMESEERTHEQNQQDTEVDHGQESQQQQNSETTNNEGDSIHGDQQNSESGIREVTTEETQQQEEKSSSESQKTDEEHPQQNEQGESTSASAENQETQQQQQQQQQQHQSESESGNTGSENQESQQSETESTPSENQEPQQQSKSETHESQQQSESENHESQQQQQSESDSTASEIENQETQQQSEKESNSLVENQEEPQQSDQRENEREVETGTKQENNEAEITGEVKGDSKMGIPKESKESKREWSTQATQSENEKERRKESESDSGKSGSINGYTWQQCNVTAGTDYIPCLDNVEALKHLHTTGHFEHRERHCPEEGPTCLVPLPEGYKSPIEWPSSRDKIWYHNVPHTKLAEVKGHQNWVKVTGEFLTFPGGGTQFIHGALHYIDFIQKSVPRIGWGKHTRVILDVGCGVASFGGYLFDRDVLTMSFAPKDEHEAQVQFALERGIPAISAVMGTQRLPFPSRVFDLIHCARCRVLWHAEGGRLLLELNRVLRPGGFFVWSATPVYQKLKEDVEIWEAMTSLTLSMCWDLYAIKKDKLNGVAAAIYRKPISNECYDNRKHKSPPMCKNKDDPNAAWYVPLQSCMHRVPIGKSERGSRWPEDWPNRVQKAPYWLNNSQMGIYGNPAPDDFTEDYTHWKEEVNKLYLTGLGINWPKVRNIMDMRAVYGGFAAALKDHKVWVMNVVNVDSPDTLPIIYERGLFGIYHDWCESFSTYPRTYDLLHADHLFSKLKKR